In Acropora muricata isolate sample 2 chromosome 13, ASM3666990v1, whole genome shotgun sequence, the DNA window ggATGGTATTTTATTTCTCTATTGCTATACAGTCAGCAATTGTCTTCTGTAATTCGTTAAGCGGTGAAATAGTGTCGTCATTATGAAACAGGTCGAAAACCGGGGGTAAAGCTGGCTAACTAACAATAGGAAGACCATCCATAGGAACGGTTCGACTCATTAGTCTGAGCATTTCGACAATATCCGAATTTCCTAGGGTCATCAATTTCATCGGAAAACCAAATCTCTGTAGTTTGCTAAGAGAGATTTCGTTTCTGCTTTAGAATCAAACGCAAGTAGGAACTGCTCTGCAAGTATTTTATAATCTCGGAGCGCTGATCACCACAGTGGAGGAAGTGGTTAACAAAGTGAGGAATAACTTGACAAGCAGTGTAAAAGAAGCCTTGGATCCAACCACATTGTCTCAAGCACAGCCAAACACGGGTAGGAAATCCAATGCGGGTCTTATAAGCGCAAATGACGTATTTCGTTCATACAGATGTGTCTTTAGTTATTGTCCCCGCAGCGCATGGTCCGAAGGAGCCAAAATTAGTGGATGCGATGCAGCACGTAAATTTGACATCCACATTGTGGCTAACTCGGCCgttttgattatttttagtcgttttctttaagttaacAGAAAGGTCTCTTAAGCTGATCTCAAACTTAACCTCTCTACGAAATTTGAGGATGAATTTTGCCGCTTGGCTTTTTAGCATGAATTGTTATCCCTTGCATGAGCGCcactttattttttgtttcgaTGAGGAGCAAGATATGATGGGGTTTTAAAGCTATTGTCAGATCCCTCTGGtcgaaacaaaaaacaacagcagTGAGCTGTGGAGTAATAGGATTTTGACGAGTTTGTACAACTGCCCATCAGGTTACTCCCAAACTGCTTGTTAGGAAGATTACCGTTTGGCGAGTTtcgcgggaggttgctaagcacaagaGAATCGTAACATTGCACGAGGCGATAGTCAAGTGCAACTCTAGCTCTCTAGCTCCTAGAGTGCTTAGCAACGTCCCAATCGGCAATTGCATCCAAAGCTCGACGGACCCACACTAACATGATCCAATTGTTTTGTAACGCTGACATTGTGTTAACAAATTTTTGCTTCTCCAAACCGAGTGAAAGGTCACGTACTTGCATTtcaacagcttcattgcatcataAGCCTGCGTCCATAAAATTATGGAGCTCACCAATGACGGAAGCAAATTGCTTCGCTGAAATTGCGTGACTTTGCTGGCTGTGTTATAAGGCCTATTGGATCCTTCTTTTCGCCCGTAAAAGCGAAGATGCGTAAGTCGATCATCGGTATTAAAGCTTCAGTTCTTTTTATATTATTGACTTAATTAGGCAATGGGGGTCCAGGTCGCGCGGCCATGCCTACACCAGGTAACACTGCGGCTTGGCGAGCAACTCTTTGGACGCGAATGGAGCAGCTTATGGACCATATTTATTCTGCTTGCGGCCAGGTAAAAATCTCTGCGTGAAAAAAATACACAGTCTAAACTTTTTAGCAGGAGAATCAGATATtccaggattgcactcaattaGATGTATGAGAACCCTCCCCATGTCGTAAACTTCACAGTGGCCGTCACTGTGACTGTCACGCTAACCTGAATTGGGTTTAAGAAATAATAGCATAACTGTCACTGCTAATCACCGTCGCAAAGTACAGCATCGACGCAGCTCAAACAAGGGCGAAAGAAAGCAAGCAAATAGAAAATAGAAATTGACGACGGcgataatcgtgctgcacgcgcggcacgctttttggtggaATTTTTTAACGTAGTCTGCCGaaggacgacgtgaaattttcatatttgaacttctgacgacaacgcgagcctagagcagtaaatctttcattctttgcctttgcatgaaaactatTCGTTCGAAACAAGCGAAAGGGCTTTTCGCCTTGTGACTAGCAAGGGATAGTTGCAAAACACTTCACCCAACGCAAAATTCCATTTAATGAGAtattttcgttgcagcagccgtcgtagcttcctaAACTGCCCAATGTTACAAACGGGTAATTTACGCGTAAACTTAACTGGACACTTCGTAGTTTGTTAGGATGGTGCAAGCATCTACTTACGCATATTTCTGGACACAAGTGTGCAGAATGAGTAGGTTGCAACCAATATCTGGAGACACAGGTGACAATGGTATCATGTACAAATGCTGGttgacaatttaaaaaaaaaaggcaaaatacaAATGAgagatcttttgttttcgtcaaCCAACGTGGTAGCAaggacgtaacgtgaaaaccgtGAATCCCATAAATGGTGGACGCGGAGAGGAAAGGGcttaaggatttttttttcaatttcgtaATTAACAGCGAAACATATCGAACAATGCTTGAATCCTGTGCCTCCCGTCAACTTAGTCTCCGCACTCGAAAAGGTGCTCCACCGCCCCTGTGTAATTTTTCTGATACTTTTGCTTCGATGAGTGAAGACCACAatcctggaaaaaaaatagaGTAGAGATTTACACCTGCAGTGCAGACACCTTTTAGCATGCCATCTGTGATGTTTGTTTCAGATTCATCATCTTCAAAAAGTCTTAGCAAAGAAACGGGATCCTGTGACACACGTCTGTTTTATGGAGGAATTAGTTAAGGTACTTCTTGTAGTCTTATGCTACAGTTACAGTTTAATGCTACTGAGGTTGTGATTTTCTGGTAGTCCCTTGCCTCATatgaattgttttaatttttcctttttacgAAAGCTGTTCTGTTCACAAGTGTGGATACAAACTGGTTGCAAAATATCTCTAACTATTTTTTATCTTCCTATGTGTTTTTCGTTCCCCGTTTCTTCTTTGGggttttattcatttttaatgTATTTTCTAGGGTTACTTGTTAGACAACGTTTGATGTGATTTGGGGTATCCATGCTCAAAGGCTGATTTAACAACTTTACAGGAATGTCAGATGTTGATAGGAGGGCGCGCAGAATGATCTGGATCCTGGCCTAATTTGACTATATTTGGGTTTTTGTGCTGCGCGGGCCCTCGACAAATGACGTTTCCATTGTTTTTTTCTAAATCAGCTTTATGGCAGAGTTGATTGTCGGTTAATTTAACATTTTGGAAAGAAATTTGGCAATTTGAGGACAAAGGGATAAAAATTGGACAATTTTAGCGTTTTCGTTTTGTTGTTCGACTCTTTTGGTCGACCCCCTGGCGAAGAAACCTTCGACTTAATCAAAACATGGGTGAACCCATGTTGATTTACAGCTATAGTGCATGGGTCGACTTGATGTCAGACCTTCTCGGAAATCCTTCCAGTTCATTGCGATGCGCGTCTTCACGagttcaaaaaatattttagtGGAGTTCGAACGTTAAATGAGCATATGGAGATTAGAAATTGATCGCAGGGAATAAAAAGCCGTAGGCGAAGTCACATGTGAAATTCTAGCTTTTGGGAATATCCACTGAAGCACTGATAAAACATTGTctgggcccgtttctcgaaagtcccgagaacttttcgggcccgaaaagccattcctaaaactccgacctccttattctgtaaagctgttttttttttcatatgttgtaaagggaataaaaataaaaataactgcaaagtttcgtgcttcgagacgccttcgttttgaagatacaaaaagtATTATGTTACCCGAAATgctcccgaaaagtttcgggactttagAGAAGCAGGCCCCTCGTCGCAGGTAACTTGAGTCATTGGTTGCTTTTAGGATGGAAATGTTTGTATCGCTTCATTCTGGGACTCAGTCACGTCAATATTGACTCAAGAATTTGCACAGGCAGTCCAaggtttgtttatttgtgagaTTATCTAACCATTGTGTGCTTACCAGCATAATCGTCATTTCAGATGAAGAGAATGGGTTGAATCAGAGGCTTTGCGTCCACTACGAGGGGATATTCCCTAGCGggaccagagttaatagaggggaatggttatgaaggccagcaaacttcaaaggttttaaCTCTATTAACTCTGGCGGGACCTGATTTGTAAGATTTCAGATAATACCGTTTCATGATGGACCAAGGTGGAGTAAGAgactggaaaattttaaattgttaccTTTTTTTGTAGGCAATTCTTTTATCTTTCTCATTTTACGACTTTTCTATCGCTTTCGTAGGCTCCACGTTCTTAAAGCAAGCGTTTGAAGGGGAGTATCCCAAGCTGCTACGTCTTTACAATGATCTTTGGTCACGTCTGCAGCATTTTAGCTCCACTTCATCCAATATGCCAGCGGTTTCCATGATGTCACAGATGGAACCTTCATTCAGTCTGTTTCCAAGCTCTGGTGACGAATTTAGCTTGAGGTACGCTGAAGACTTCTTTTCCGATCCCTGTAGACTCCCACTTCTCAAAACTGGCTTAAATCGTCCACTTCGTATCCATTTTAAGGCCCTCGGGACGGATACTTTTCGGGACAAGAACTGCCTTTTACAAGTGGTAACTTAGTATCAATTTTACAAAACGCGGCGTGAACTTAAGTAGATGTTCACTCAAGTTTGGCAATCGCTTTCCTTGAATAATGAATGAACAATAGTAATCCCACAATGTGTTGTTTTCACTGATTTGTTTCCCCTTTTGAAAAGCTACGTCTCGTTTTTATACTCGTAGAGATCTTGcattacatttaaaaacaactcTTCTctttattaaaacaaaatgttgACTGCATTGAGTCACTTGAGAGGGTTTGCAAAATAATACCTCATATTATTTTTGGATACACAAATCACAAATTAATCATCTTGAAAAGCGAGGTGGAATTTTCAAATCAAATAGACCTAACTTCGATATAACTGGTTTCGACGAAGAGCAGAGCGAAAGGATTACTGAAAGGTTTGTTCCGAAGACAGATATCGAAGTTGATGATTTGCCATAAAAGGAATTAAAGATTAGTCCAAGAACTTGTTGTCCTGTTTTTTCATCGATTTCTATTtgataaacagaatattacgtGCTCGCTTGCGGATTCGAATTTTAATATTCTCGTGTTCAAGTCGATATCTCACAATTGAGCGCAGGGAAGGACTGAGACATCGACTTGAATATGCATAAGCGGgcatgtaatattctgtttattacatATACATTGATGAAATAACAGGATATTCAACATCCTCTATGTCTAtgaggtaaaacaaaaatggaCTGTATTGTTATTGTAGCCCTGAACAAGCCTTGAAGAAGAGCCTGGCGCCGTTTGAGACTGCGTACCTCTCCAGGTCTTTGTCAAGGCTTTTTGATCCCATCAACCTTGTGTTCCCCTCTGGTGCTCGCAATGCGCCTTCCAAAGAAGAACTGGCCAGCATTGCAAAGACAATAGGAAGGTTTGTGTTTCAGTTCTCAATCTACCAGTACGGTGATAAATCGTATTTTTGGATAATTTGTGGCATTGAATTCGTAGTATCGTCTGCTTGTCTTAGGCTCTGTCCTTGGAGACGGGATTGCCCAGCAATCATTAAATACTTTTGAGTTGATTGAAATACAGAGTCTGCAAAAAGTGTCCTTCGGAGGTCATCTTGTGTTTACTTTTCATAGCACCTTAATGATTATGGCGATTTTCTCTTTGAGAGCAAAGGAAGACCAAGTATTAAGTGGGCGGTCTTCGGAGGTGCACAGTTCTTTGCTTGGTGGATCTAGCGTCTGCTTGAACTTGATCCATGTGCCATGCTAACCCTTTAAATTGTCGTAAACCAGCAGCGAGGGAATACTATCGGACTCTAATGTTTTATAAGTGACACGAAGCAACGGGCGGATCTTCCAAACTTACTTACAAAATTTCATCTGTGTACTGGAAGTGAACATCTCTTTCACGCTTCTTTTTGGATCGTCAATGATAAGACGTCTTACTTTGAAGATGGGATTATAGTGGCTCTGGAATAAAAATCTGATTCAAATCCTTTGAAGCAAAGGGCACATTTGTTTTCTTGATGGAAGCTTTtaatctccttttttttttgtctatttCCTTTCAGTGAACTTAGCGTGGCTAGTGTAGATGTTGGGTTAACAACCACGGTGGCAAAAAATGTGGCCAAGACAGTTCAATTGTACACTGCAAAATGCGAACAACTGGTAAGACACTCACTTTAATCTATTGATCGTCGGAACATAAGAAATAAATGGTTTGTACTGACATGACGAGAGGGtatcttgtttaaaaaaatgaaagaaaaaaaacgagtGGAAATAATTGTGTGGAAATTGAGCTCTAGTCCTGTCGGGATACCATAATTCACTGAAATGGCCGCTAGGTCTTTTTTTGGTTACTTAAAGATGATCACTTTGAGTCGTGATATCACTTTACTTTGTttaggcgtcacaaggtgtcaagTAGTGTCCAATTAAGCCTACGAATTGCACTTACGTCtgtgaaccaatcacaagcgtAATCTAACTTCACtaattttcagccaaccatgaACCGATGGAATTCACGAAGTAATTCTCTTGTTTCCCAAAACCATTGAGGAGCAAAAGTAAAAACCAATCTCGTAGTTAATTTGAAAACGAGATggtttgacacaaaccaaaactaATCCCACAGTTAGTTTCACTGGTCAATTTGTTTGCAAGTTAAATCAACACCAATCTCTCAACCGTCGAGCAGTTCTATAACGCTACTAACACAGCATCGCATGTCATAATTCCACTTTATTAGCCTTTTTGGCCTCATGGGACTTCGTTCCTGTTTattaaattattacaataaataTATGACTAAAGTCGCTTTTTCTTATGTAAAATAATTGCTATTTTGTTGTGGCAGTTAACACTGTATTTTCTCCTTAATCGTTCAATTACCCACGACTTTTTTCCTCCCTAGCAGTAGTCTCACTGTCGCTATTTCTAATGCTCTTTCGTCGTGCTCTCTTCTCAAATTGTCTGTTTTGCCCAAATCTAGTTCGTAGTTTCTACGTTCTAGTTGTCTGTTTCCCCCAGACCTCTAGTTTGTGGTTTCTGTACCTGAATGCTCTGTTTCTGACTTGTGCTCTTGTACACTGTGTGTTTCGCCAAGCCCTACTGCACTCAGATTATCCATTTCGTTTAATTCTGAGTATTCGAAATCCTCGACACTTGACGCCGTTAATGTGGAATTGCAGAACGAGCCTCTACTGGTATCACTATCTCGCTCTGGAAGTTTCAAATGTCCACTCACTGGTGACGTTCTTGTGGAGCCTTTTCGCCTTATGGGCGTACGTTTGCAAAATGTGGACAATTTGGTCAATTCTCTCAGGACGATGATTCCTTTTGGTGTTGAAGATTGTCGCTGCACTGTTACTGACACTTCGTAACTGGTTTCTGCGGGGAATCAAGCAAGTCAATTTAGGAAGTGTAACATGAGACTTAGCAATCAGTACTAGAGACCGTAGAGAAGTATAAGTaatgaagaaagaagaagacaaGAGAAGGTGGAAACGGTTGGCATATTAATCTGAACCTACAAACGTGAGCAAAAGGggctttgtgtgtgtgtgtttgggGGAGGGGATGGTTGCTGGTTGTTCTTGTGCCGTTGTTTCTACTCTAAATCTTTTAAGAGATACAAAACGACGCAATAAGAGCATAGCAGCGACAACAATTTAACAACAGAAAAGAACGACAGCAGCAAAGCAAGAATCAATTATAAGCGAAAAGCAActctaacaacaacaacaataaccaacAAGTATGAATAAAAAGCGAGTAAGAACTGGAGCGGCTGGCAAAGGTCATCTCGCAACAGGCTGGTAAAGTGCACCTGCCTATTTTAACTTTTCTCTGATGCTTGGGCTGTGGCTTGGAAGGAAGCAGATTATTACCGTTGAACAAAGTTGAGATTTATCCCCAGTAGAAGAAATACCCAATATTCAGTTGACACCAAGAATAGTGATTTGAGCTCGAAGACGTGAGGAGGATATTTTTTGGAAAGTCATAGTTTGAAACCCAATCACCTTTACTGGAGTTAAGACTATGCCATAGACTGACCTGGCGGAAAGCAATTATATCAGACCAGTGTCAGATATATACAGGTTTACGCCTTCTTTCTAAAGAAAGAGaatgaagataagttttaatAAAGTAGGTTATCAGCTGGCCAGACATAGCGTTTCTCTAGAAAGTTCTATTACACGAGACAGCTTGCAAAAGCTTACAGGCGGACTTGGTTGGACTGGCTGTGCCTCTGACGTGCATAGCGATATTCCACTGAGAAGGAAGGCAATGAACTATTATATGACACTTTTGATGGTTTTGATAACATGACGATGGCGATGTTATGACGATGATGGTGTTTGATGGTGGTGAAGATACGAAGCTGGTGACAGTGTCAATAAAATCAGTAATGAAGATTCATCGACTTCAATGATTTCTCATTTGTCTTACGTATACAAGTAATCTCACATTTGAAACGTTCTTATTgagatgaaaatttggttttgtcaaacgagttgataaagatcgaATTACACAAggaaagatttggaaagttaGTAAtgcgacctttatcaactcacaTTGAGATGGCTTTTCTAGTGGTGATGTCAATGCGGTAATATCAGTGTTCAAGAGCAAAGAACTTGTCGCCATTCTTGTGGGCAATGCTGAAATCAGTGAATTTTTCTTAGTTGTCTTGTTTCTGTTAAATGCAGGGGCCAAGTTTTTCAAAGGTGAGATAATGCCATCCATTCACTGGTTAACTGAATAATTTATGGTTGTACTTATCTGGGCCCAgggacctgtttctcaaaagtcccgaaacttttcgggcgcatttcgggtacataattctctttgtatcttcaaaacgacgGCGTCTCggggcacgaaactttgcagttataaaATTTGTATTCCTTTTACAttatatgaaaagaccagcttcacagaataagcgggtcggagtgtTACGAATGTCTTTTCGtgcccgaaacgttttcgggactttctagaaacgggccccagttgttcgaagATTACATAGGGCTAACCATTGGATAAATCCCTGCCCAGTAGATAAGTCAATAGTCTTTGACAGTACTTATTCAGTGGCTAGTGATTTATCCCCTCGATGGCACTAACTAACCTTTAAACAACTGGCGGCAggccctagttgttcaaaggatggataagAATTTCCACTGGATAAATCTCTATCCCGCGGGATAAGTGCtctcaaaattaattgaattatCTTGTGTattatacacttaatgtatgcTTTGTTAGATATTTAGACTTTgccttaaacaatcatatagcaataACAAAAAGACAAGGACGGCAGAGCGTCTTTATTCACAATCGTCAATCCTGCTGAATGAGAAAGTCTTGCCGTAGAAATGTTtcgaagtacatgaaaaagtaatagctaataTAATAATTTTGTAAATTCTCGGCTCCGACTATTGCATCTCTAattttttgattggctaaaaaaactCCGGCTATGAGCCAGTAGTCGGAGTTTTACGTCATATGGAAAATCTTTCTACactttgaacactttcttcacacttggaaacttccaaaatcgtctgtttCCCTTGTATTTCACCAGTTAAATAATTCGGGCTTGGTTTTGGCCACAAGTTGACGACAGATTGTCGTTTGCGTAGCTGTGACtttcctttcaattttttgttatgTACTAATCAGGTGATGGCGGGAGTCGGGGCGTGTGTGACCATAAGTTGTATGCTCTTTCCAGAcgctttgtaaaattgtggaaTTAAAAATCGGTGGCAAAACCCGGTTTGAGGATttcctaaaacaattattccattcgcccttgttggatatgaagtgattataaccaactcgcgCTACGTGCTCGTTGGTTATTTTCAAAAGTCAAGCTGACGTGAGTACGTGCTGAAGATCAcgacatttttaatttagtcatgcTCTGATCACGTACAGCGCGCGGACAACAACTgctcaatagaccatattcgtattctcagtattggtctggaactagcttgcaatggaggctaatgcgggggaatcttttcaaatgcaaataatttctaatgtattcccccgcattagcctccattgcatgctagttccagtccaatactgagaatacgaatatggtctattgtatCCGGATCGGGATACATTTGAGTTTGATCAGGAGCACGTGACCAagatcaaccaatcacaatgctcgttttggtgagtgaaagtctaggtatataaGAAAGTGACTTATCCAATAGTTGGCCCAGTCCAACCTTTGAAAACTGAGGCTTGATGTATAgtgaatagggagcttaagcaaggacgcgTCGatgacagcgagaacgtcatgtgaaaatataacttcgcgtttctgcaataattgcTCAGTTGTGCCAAGTCATTATACTTGCAAAATGTGCACTAATTTTCCTGGGATTAAATTGGTATATTTTTTGTTTGGAGATAAcaagaaatattgaaaattgtcatcatatgctcacgttgtccacacaactgcaaaacaagtcatttcacggcGTTGAAAAGGATGAGAATGGCTCTGAAATTTACAAATCGGAAActtgcacgtgcaaagcatgcaaaactactgtttttcattgtcaaatatgcaaatttgtgaccttcttgttgccgtcgtcgtcttGCTTGCTTAAGGTCCTTATTTATTCAGTGGAGGACATTATCCAACCTTTCAAGAACTGAGGCCCTGGGAATGAAAATGTGAGTGGATAGGTTCCGTGAAAGAAGGAGTGCTATGATGTCTATCAGGTTGAATAAGATGTTAATAAGCCATACCTCGCTTGCAAGGCATCAAACTCTGAATCTGCTTGGCTGCACTACATACTGACGTGAACACACTGGACAGCAGAGAGAGGCCCATGCCCAGATACATCAGGCGCACAATCCACATGCCTTGTTCATAAGACGATTTGGGTTCCTTGCCTTCATTTGGCACCAAGTCGCCAAAGCCGATGGTGCtcaaagcaacaaaacaataatacaCACAGTCCAGAAAGGTCCAGCCAATCTTTTTTTCTGAGTAGTAATACATAATCCCTCCCAATGGAAGCCATAATGTTATAAGAAGCAGATTGATAGCGAAACACTTGATGTGCTGATGTGCTGGTGTTTCCTTTTTGAGAACGACTTTCTCAAAGTACTTGATAATCAAATGGATTCCATAATTGATGTGTTCACCGACTGACTGAAGAGTTAAAAGATTCAAAGGAATACCAAACAAGGCGAAGAATATTAGAAACAAACGGCCGCCCTGGGTTTTCGGG includes these proteins:
- the LOC136896202 gene encoding potassium channel subfamily K member 15-like isoform X1 — encoded protein: MSPVMASTVGKEIKKKTKRLVIRLVLLTVYLTSGAAIFSAIESNGSLDEKQVEVNLKVDEIKRNMTRRFNASENIIEQYVEDLRQLFQKHNVCGKYSHNNWSYYQSLYFAGSVTTTIGYGHLAPKTQGGRLFLIFFALFGIPLNLLTLQSVGEHINYGIHLIIKYFEKVVLKKETPAHQHIKCFAINLLLITLWLPLGGIMYYYSEKKIGWTFLDCVYYCFVALSTIGFGDLVPNEGKEPKSSYEQGMWIVRLMYLGMGLSLLSSVFTSVCSAAKQIQSLMPCKRETSYEVSVTVQRQSSTPKGIIVLRELTKLSTFCKRTPIRRKGSTRTSPVSGHLKLPERDSDTSRGSFCNSTLTASSVEDFEYSELNEMDNLSAVGLGETHSVQEHKSETEHSGTETTN
- the LOC136896202 gene encoding potassium channel subfamily K member 15-like isoform X3, translated to MSPVMASTVGKEIKKKTKRLVIRLVLLTVYLTSGAAIFSAIESNGSLDEKQVEVNLKVDEIKRNMTRRFNASENIIEQYVEDLRQLFQKHNVCGKYSHNNWSYYQSLYFAGSVTTTIGYGHLAPKTQGGRLFLIFFALFGIPLNLLTLQSVGEHINYGIHLIIKYFEKVVLKKETPAHQHIKCFAINLLLITLWLPLGGIMYYYSEKKIGWTFLDCVYYCFVALSTIGFGDLVPNEGKEPKSSYEQGMWIVRLMYLGMGLSLLSSVFTSVCSAAKQIQSLMPCKRERRRKPVYI
- the LOC136896202 gene encoding potassium channel subfamily K member 15-like isoform X2 produces the protein MSPVMASTVGKEIKKKTKRLVIRLVLLTVYLTSGAAIFSAIESNGSLDEKQVEVNLKVDEIKRNMTRRFNASENIIEQYVEDLRQLFQKHNVCGKYSHNNWSYYQSLYFAGSVTTTIGYGHLAPKTQGGRLFLIFFALFGIPLNLLTLQSVGEHINYGIHLIIKYFEKVVLKKETPAHQHIKCFAINLLLITLWLPLGGIMYYYSEKKIGWTFLDCVYYCFVALSTIGFGDLVPNEGKEPKSSYEQGMWIVRLMYLGMGLSLLSSVFTSVCSAAKQIQSLMPCKRGLWSSLIEAKVSEKLHRGGGAPFRVRRLS